AATAATGTAATCTTCAGGTTGTCCCATTACGGCAATTACCTCGTCAACATCTTTTAAGCCTATGACATGTTTATCGCTTTTTTGTTTCTCGTTCAATAATTCCGAAACACGCATTTCAATATCTTTTATGATTTCGTCTTGTCCAGATGAATTAGACAAAGAGCGTTTTATAGCATCGAAATAACGAGTTAATTTTTGGTATGCATCTTCATCAATATGAAAGAACATTCCGCCTAAGTTTATATTTACAGTTTTGTTCATGACTATTATTTTTGGTTGGTGATTAGATTTACAGCATTTGATAATTCAGCCCAAGTGCCATTAAGTTCGTTTAAAAAAGTTTGTCCTATTTCAGTTAATCCGTAATATTTTCTTGGAGGTCCTGATGTTGATTCTTCCCAGCGATAGTTCAATAATCCGTCGTTTTTTAGTCGGGTAAGAAGTGGATAAATTGTTCCTTCCACAACTAATAATTTCGCGTTTTTCAAAGTGTCTAATATTTCTGAAGTGTACGCATCTTTCTCTTTTAAAACGGATAGGATGCAAAACTCGAGAACACCCTTACGCATCTGTGCTTTTGTGTTTTCAATGTTCATAATGCTGATTTTTGATTTTTTTGTTGATTAAACAATTCATTTTTTGATTGATGATTTTTTATTTGAAGTTAGTTATTTCAATAAGTAACTTCGTTTGTTCCTGTTTTTTTTATTTTATAAAAGGAATCGTTAAAGGATAATTATATTTTTCGCCGTTTGATGCTTTTATTGATGCATAAATAATTAAAAAAAATTCAACCACTTTCATACTACAGAATAAAAATACGGCTATTAGTCCTATTGTTATCATACCT
Above is a window of Flavobacterium sp. 123 DNA encoding:
- a CDS encoding PadR family transcriptional regulator — encoded protein: MNIENTKAQMRKGVLEFCILSVLKEKDAYTSEILDTLKNAKLLVVEGTIYPLLTRLKNDGLLNYRWEESTSGPPRKYYGLTEIGQTFLNELNGTWAELSNAVNLITNQK